A region of the Osmia bicornis bicornis chromosome 1, iOsmBic2.1, whole genome shotgun sequence genome:
TGCATGCTCGAATAACCGCGTCCAACACGCTCCGTCACGATCCAGATCCATTAATGATCCATCGCGGATCATTACGTCCGATGATCCCGGCGAATCGTCCTGCTGAGACGATCGAGTGAAACCGTTTCATGAGACGGTGAATTCCAGAAATCTCACTGCTGAACATGTGCGCGCAATGTCTTTACAACACGCGTTTCCCTCGACTTCCATTTGCCTTTATATAACCTGCATGCAACTGGTTATGACTGCAATAGTTGTCGATGGAAATGGAGGATACAAGTGTTTACTTTCCCTAGGAGACCGTCACTTTTCCTTGAACACTCGGCATCTTTTGATCATTTCCTGTCGCGAGCTTTTCATCGGGCACTCGATCATCGTTGCACCGGTAGACGGTACAGAGCAGACCTTTATGGGCGCGTCAGAAAAGTGGAACAAACCCGACAGAAATAAAATCGTGCTCGAGTGGGACAACCGTGAAAGTTGCCCGCGATTCGCGTCCACTTTGCCTCCGCAAAGCCTCGGATTCGGCTATCCGTGATGATCGAGACATAGTCATCGAAAGTGAAGCTGTGCTGCGGGGAACACGGCGAAATTGGAAAGCTAGACTTTGGCTCGCTTCGTTGGACCATTCAGGAGACAACGCAATCTTGGACGACTCGTGTCGTTACTTTTGCACCGTCCAGTCTCTTTCGCGTTCAATCGAACGACACTGACCCGTGAaactttccttttttatcCGAGACTGTTTGTTGGAATAGATTTTCTGCCAGTCGATCAGGAACTTtggatatttaattaattcgtcGTATTTGTCgtcaagaaataaaaaagttatattaGAGGGGTTTCTTCAAGGTCCGCCTGAAAGTTTAGCCAAGAACAATCAACTGGTGTAGGAATCGCAGACAATTAACCAACTTTTTTTCGGCATCAGATTCGAGACGTTCAGTTGCGTAAGATCCGCCGTCCATTGTTTAAGTTTCTCTAAACGATGTGGGGAAAGGTGAGGCAAGGTTAAGTCAAAATTAACATCTACTTCGAGGCGTCGATTAAATCTAAGCTAGCCTGACGAGACTTGAAAAAGTTTCTTTCCCAAGATTAAAAATCTGGATGTCTCGAAAGGCTGGCATAGTCAGTGTCCAGTCGGTTCGGTCGGCCAGTGGTCCTATAAAACTTCTCCCAGGTCAAGATCCACTTTCTTGCGACTGGTGATCCCGGTTTCCGGTGCCGCTGATGGGACTGGTCGCCGCGAAAAAGAGGCCGGACACGTCTGCGAGCTAAATATGGCCGGACTCGGTCGTTTGTCATCGCCCCACCATCCTCCATTCTGTCCTACGCATACTACACCAACTTCGCCAGATCCTACGATCTCCTCGGCCAACAGACGCAACGTGGCCGTGCTAAGAAAAACTCGTTCATCGAAATTTTGGCTGGCTTCGAGAGCGGATGTTTGGGCCGTTTCCACCAGTCGCCTCTCTACCACGGGATATTTCGGGGTTCAAGGAACTTTCTCATCCTTACCGTCTGCTTTGTCTATTTTTTCTCTTCGAAGTGCAATTCAGTGAACAAGCTGGTGTTTCTATCGTTTCTCGAATGAAAAACTGACGACTTGGTGAATAGTTTTGTGCTCTGATACCTTGTCCAATTATTCAGTTGATTAATTAGAAGGTCTAGTGATCGAGTGATCAAACTAGTGACTAGTGTTAGGGACACAGGGTTACTGTTCCCAGATAATCCGAATTCTGTCCCCGAGGGAAGTTAAACGAACAGCCTGAACATCGAATCCCTAGAACAGGTCTGAAAAAGAGACGGCAGACGCGTTTAGCTGGGACAAGTCCGATGACCTTGACAAGAATAACTCCCAAGGCCGGACATCAGCCCGCGAAGAAAGATGGAGACTCGTGGTTCCGTTTACTTGCTGATTATCCTTGTCTTGCCAGTGATCCTGTGGCTGATCGGAAACCTTAGCAGAAGCAAAGTCCTCGCGGGTGTCGCTAAAGCTGCTAGGTAAGATTCTCATTGCTTACCCCTCTCCAATTTTCCTTCAGATTTCTCGGTAAAATCTGAATAAACGAATACGTAGTAGAGAGTTTAGGAGACACGTTCGAGTTAAGTTATTTATACGAAGAAGGATGAGTCACGGAAAGGAAgtaggaagagaaaaaaaaaaaatgaaatataaggATTGTAGGTGTTTTGCATAGGTCGGCTGCTCGTCAGTTTCAACAGAACTGTgactgaaataaatttcacggtGGAGCAGGCATAAAGCAACTTCCATAACTGCGTCGTTTCGACGAGTTTCAGCTGGCATACGGGCCATGCTTGCTCCATTATTGCTACCTTTAGGAAcagaaaaaggcgtttcgtcttgGGACCGTCTGCCAGACTCGTTAACCCCGCTTTTTGGATCTCATGCCGGGGGACCGCTAGCGAGAACAGACTCAATCCCGCTGCCACCTAGCGGTCGCCGACCGAATTAAGGGCGCCCGGGGAGACTCATCGCCTTCCCTTTCCACTCAATGCCTACATACCTTAATCGTTTACTTTAAATTTCAAAGGGTTGAACGTGTTCCTTATTCCGGGTTCGACGCACGCGGTACCGCGTGCTTGGACATTGTTCTTTGTCCCCGGATTTCTTCCTCTTAATCGATTGGCACCGATCCAGCGGAGGATTCAACAAAGAAAACATGTAACGAGACGTTTCCAGAATCGGTGCAGCGATCTCGTCGCGACGAAACATCCTGGATTTTATTTTCGATCCGATCGCCACGTGGGTTGCATTCCTCGTTTTAGCGTTTCTCTTAATAGCTTGCGAGTTAGTCCTCAGACGCGAAACGCGGAAGCGCAGAGGTAGACTGCGACGCGTTCTCTGTCTTCCGAATTTTGCAATCAACTTTTGCGATGAAATTAGGCTGGTAGCTAGCGGTGACCCGTAGGCCACTAGGAACGTGTCAAACACGCTAGAACGCATCTGATCGACTCGTCATTGCCTTGCTTCACCAACCGTTCCATTTAGGATCAGGCCGATGACGCGACTCATTATAATTACGATGCTGCGCCTCGAGCCTCAGTCTCTCTCGTGCTGTTGTCCTCGTCCGTTGCGCAAGTGATCGAAACATCGGCTTTGTTAATTGCCCGCGCCCCCGGTTCCACTCGTTTTTACCGATGAAAATGGAATGGCAATCGCGCGCAACCGACACGGAACTGACTTTAATGGTCCGTAACTTTGAAATAcgatagaatttttatttttcacatttctcgatttttctttataatattttttttttatcaagaCTGCCGGAAGTGTCTCGCAAATCATGGCAATCGTGAACACGGTTCTGGTACGAgttggaaagaaaaaagatgaCTAACAGAATTCTAATTACCCCGCAATTTACGTTATCATTGAAAAACGAAAGATAGGAAGATAAATCCTATGCTCGTGAAATTATATATAGCCACCACGTGGAAAGAGAGTATAAGAACAACttctatttttatcattatctCGAGATAGCGAACGATGCTCTCAGATCTAGTAGCACTTCTTCTCGTTGCCTTCCACTTTGCATACCGATTAGATAAAACGACTTCCGCTCCTTTCCTTTCTCAACTAACTCTAAATCTAAATGATCCAGCTCGAACCAACGAGCGTTTAACCcttctttcaattattcatGTTTTTACTACTCTCCTCCTTCGGGGGTCTATCTGACCCGTAACGAAAATTACCTTTCCACGGTGTAGTTAAGAAAAAAGGTAAACTGCGTGAACAGACTTTTAGGCCGACCAGAAGCGTTTTTGTAACAGATTTGCGTAACTAACGACCGCGAGGACAATCACGTGTTTATAATTAAACGTTTTACGTAACGAGTCTCGTATTTAACCGGCACCGATTCTCTCGGTTACGCATCGATTGATGCCAATAGTCGGCATCAAAGAACGATCTCGTTTCAATAGAAAATTTCATCCGATTTAGTAGAAGAATAGAAAGTTCGTTTACGTGGGATCGATCTGTAGTATCTTTGaaggaattagaaaataaGTTGTTGAtcaagatttcttttttttttttatcgttccGTACGCACACGTTACGGCAATCTAAGTGTTAATGATTTATCAGATAGTATTGTGTTAAACAATCGACGAAGATCAAAGCAGAAAAGTCATCGAGTTCCCACTCGGAGCGATGCTTTTTTCCCCCGTTTCACGAACCTCTTCATGGTCGAACGATCACGACGATGATCAGCACGGTTTTTCCATTTATTAAGCTGCTCGAACATCGTCGGAAACATTTGTCAGCGATTTCTTATTTCATAGAAAAAAGTAGATCGATTTTCACCGTTCTTCGATACATTTTTTCCACCATATTACAAATTTCAGAGAAATCGTgggaatattaataaaaatctatttttattataaataaagtCAGGAGTGTCGAAAGGTGTACACAGGAAAAACGTAATTTTATCGAACGTTGTATTGTCTAACATTTACCTGAAACCATTTACTGAATTGCTATGAAATCGGCCGCGATACGAGCTGCATATTTATCTTTCTCTGATAAAGATCAAAACCACTGCTTAGGAAATTCTACCGACCATTTCCGCTTGCCGTGAAACGGAAGTGGTCTCGTTCAAGATAAACGATTCTCTTTAAGCTGTTAACCTTGTTTATTCGCAGTtagtttgaaaaaattcatcAAGTATGTTCGATCTCCGGTTAAATAAAACTAGGTATGAAACGCTGGATAATTCCCTGCGTTTGGTACTGCGAAGGCGAGCATCAGCGGTGGTGTTTTTAAGACGTCGATCGGATTTCTGTGCAGGTCCGCGTTGCAGACGTTACACAAGGTGTCGAGCAAGGCACGGGAGCAGAACTACTTCCTGGGTGGGTTGTCGCACGACTGGGTCAGCTACTATGAGCAACGAATCGAGAGCGATCGCTCGTGTCTCAACGAGTGGCACGCTATGGACAGCCTGGAATCACGGAGACCACCGTCGCCGGATAGCGTGCGCACCAAGTAAGCCCCAATTGCCCTTTCTTTGGTGCAAGACACGCTATGTTGGTAGTCCGCCTATTTCACGATATATCCTTTCTAGGCCCAGGGAGAGGGACGAGACTGAACGCGTGATCCGATCGACGTTGAAAGAGATCATGATGTCGGTGGACCTCGACGAGGTAACCTCGAAGTATATTCGAGGTCGTCTCGAGGAAGACCTCGACATGGATCTCGGCGAGTTCAAGCCGTTTATCGATCAGGAGATGCTCACCATTCTGGGTCAAATGGACGCGCCGACGGAAATATTTGACCACGTTTACTTAGGAAGCGAGTGGAACGCGAGCAACTTAGAGGAGCTCCAGAAGAATGGGTTAGTTCCTTTGATCCCCCTTATCGTTACATATCATAATGTAACTATTGGCAAATcataatgatttttattaaaaatcaaaatttattcCCTTTTTCCAGTGTCAGGCATATTCTGAACGTTACTCGGGAGATCGACAACTTCTTTCCCGGGATGTTTACGTACTTGAACGTCCGCGTGTACGACGACGAGAAGACGGACTTGTTGAAGCACTGGGACGACACGTACAAGTACATCACGAAGGCAAGGAAGGAAGGCTCGAAGGTGTTGGTTCACTGCAAGATGGGGGTGTCCAGATCCGCCTCGGTGGTGATCGCGTACGCGATGAAGGCGTACAATTGGGACTTCTCGCAGGCGTGGAAGCACGTGAAAGAGAAGCGTAACTGCATCAAGCCGAACAACAGCTTCCTGCTGCAGTTGGAGACCTACCAGGGTATATTAGACGCGATGAAGAACAAGGAAAAACTTCAGAGGTCCAAGTCGGACACTAACTTGAAGTCTCCGACATCTACGAAGGATCAAGCGAAAAAGGAGGAGAAGTCCGATAACGTGGATAACGGATTGCAAGCTGTTTCAGGTTCTGAACTGAAGAAGACCAGTCAGAGGCCGAAGAGTTGGTCGCCGAACGTGAAGATCAGCGAAACCATGTTGCCGTCCGGTAGGAAGCGTTTCAAATCTATCGTTAAGGAAATTCTGTCGAAAGTAGCggttaattaaactccttGTTGCAGCGCCCCTTTCGCAGTCCCTCGAAAGCATCGACAAGGCAGGAAGCACGGAAGTGACCAGGGAGGATCTTCTTCGTTCCAGCAGTCAGAAGCCGGGTATGGCGCAGGAGGCGCGAAACGTTTTGATGCCATGCGACAACGGGCAATCGTACAGCGTTTCGCAGAACCAAATCTTTCACCTGCCTACCCATCCGGCGGACTCGCCTAGCGTGAAGCACCGAGTCAGCAAGCTCGAGACGCAGGGTCAGAGGAGGAAAGGTTTGGTGCTGAACCTGACGAATCAGTTCGAAGCGGTTAGCAGCAAACCGTCTTCCCCGAGCTCGGACTCGGACAACAAACCGCTGCTGCCGAGTCCCGTGTCGGATGTTAACGAAAACGGGCTGTCGCAGCAGACGGAAGTGAAACAAGAGGTGTGGGATCCTGGTGAGAAACGCGAAACGAAGAAAACGGAGAACGGTAACGATAGTGAATGTCTAGTCTGGACTGCATCGTCGTCCGATGCAACGTGTAACGATTCGTGTAGTAACGGTAAGACTAACGGGGAAGTGAGTGGGGAGAGTGAGTACGTCGGGACGATATCGATGTCGGTGTACCCCGGCTGTTTGTCGCGGAAAGCGACGAAGAAGGACGGGGATCCTTTTAGTACGCAGGTCGACAGAGTGTTCGATCGCGAGGAGAGGCAAGGGGAGCCGGTCACCAGGGACTCTCCGAGTCGGCAAAGCTCTTGGAGCAGTTACGACAGTGCCGTGGTTCTAGATAATAATTCGGTGCACAGTTCGTGGGCCACGTTACCCTCGAGGAACAGTTCTTGGGGTTCGTACGATATGCGACCTTCGGATCTCCTCGGTTCCAGTGGTCTTTTCCCTTACGACAAGGAAGAGATACCTTGGCACCCGGGTACGGTGAAGCGGACCAAACAGAAACTCGAAGAGAACACCAGCTCCGGAACGGTGAAGCGGGTGTGCACGCAGAATTCCGATAACGAGGACAAGGACAGATTGGCCGTCGAAGAAGATTCCTACAATCCGGTACTCCTACACCACACGGCGTCCCCTACCCCGCGTAGAAGGGATTCCTCGCCTAGCCAGGAGCATAACTTAAAAGTAGAGCCCACCCCGGTTAGAAACTCGCCGAGTCCGATCAGAGGGATCGACATCTCGCCCGCGTCGATTCGTCAGATCGGTCGACTGTCCACCAGTGCCCCGGCCCCATCCTCTCTCTCCTCGGACACGGACCTCCCCTTGTCCTTAAGATCCTGCAGGTCAGAGAGCGAAACGTCGAGTCCTTGCGTGATCAACACCACTCAGTGTACCTCTGTGAAGCATCACAAGATGGTGCTAGAGAAGCTGAGTAACAAGTCCATGTTCAACAAACGTTGCCTCTCCGTCGACGACTCCCCCGAGGCGGAATGTCCGCGAAGCACCTCGGGTATcgtgaaaaatctgaaaaaggAATTCGAGGCGAAATCGACGAAGCTAGAGAAGAGTCCCGAGAGTAGTTTCGAAGGGGAGTCGTCGATGGTCGGCCGACCAAAGAGGGACGTGAAGATCCGAAGTTTACCCTCGTCGCCAGTGATCCCTCACAATGAATCAAAGATTCAGACCCCGTCCGAAACCAAAGAGAAGGGGAAGCCGAGCGAAAGTGTATCGCAGGACAGTTCGGAGGACCGGTCGGTCAGGGTGCTAGTGGGCAAGTACGAGGTGAAACCAGACTCTAGAAAGTCCTCGGAGATCCAGCTGCGCGTGCACAAGGACAAGGATTGGGAGGCTGTGGATACACCGAATTCGGTAAAGAGCAAAGCCACTCCCGAGTACAGTAGAAGGTCAGCCCCGATCATGATCAACAATCACTCGTCCCCTCTGTTCCCCGAGGGACCGGAAGCACCCGGTAGGCCACCCGTTCCCTCGGCCGGAGTGGTGGCAGCTAGCAAGAAGCAACAACAGCACGGCAGGACGCATCCTCTTGCCAGGCTGCAGGTTAGGCCTAGGCACAGCAGTCCGGTATACAACACCATGTAGAAGGGGAACGTGTTTTCTCCGTTTGTCGAATCAGAGCGCGCGTACCTGACATGCATGGGTATGTTGTCGTCGTGGCCACGATGAAACCGTGTGATCTCTTATGATGCCAACGAGTCGAGGATCCTCCTCTTCGAGTTCGATTCATTTAAATCGACGGGGAGGTACAGGATTTAGATTCGCTTCCCACCATCTTTCTCGATGTACAATTTTACTAATCGCGCGAGTCCTGTGCTACAGAACCGGCTGACAATAAGGCATGGCATCGATACTCGCTCGTTCTCAACGGTCTTGCTTTTACTGCCTTTTCATCCGTTTCCTCTTGTCACATACACAATACATATACACAGACATTACGCGAACAAGACTTACGGTGCCTTGCCTTGCTGTCCCGTATTCGTAAGGCACACCGTGTAAAGTCGTTGAACGCGTTTTTATGTTCCTTCTTCGTCAGACGTGTCTTGGCCTGCCCTtagttcaattattttttaagcTGGAAATGCAACAATTAGGAAGACGCGGACAGAAAAactctctttttctctatctctcacacactctctctctctctatatatatatatctgtTATTCCTACGACGTGTCGTTGtaaagttaaatgaaaaaaaaaagaaacagaacaAAAAATGGGCTTGGAATCAAACGTGTGATGTTCTGCGGAGACGTAGCGCGGAAGTCGGAGTCAGTGTCGGGGCCCGGTCAGGCTGTGAACGAAAGGGGTCCGTGGCCCCCGCACGATGCTGGCTCTTTGCTTCTGCTTTCTTGTGATCGCCGAGGCGCGAGCGACGGGACGACGTGTAACGTTAAGCTGTACTATTAGTATTTTAGAGCGAACGATGTGATTAGGATGGTGCACAGTATGCGAGCAGACGAAAACTCTGGCTATTTTTCCTGGCGCGATGTTTCCGGGTCGTTCGAACGTCCTTCACCTTCACCTTCACCTTCACCTCATCTCCTCTTACCGTACCGAACTCGTGTAATCGTAGTAGCATCGTCGTGCGACTTGATTGATTTCCCTTTCCGcttttatttcttctctttcctaTCTATCTCTTTCACTCTCTACCGACCAGTGACGACCATTTTGCCCGTCGAAAGTACAATGAGAAAACCACACGACCCTGGAACCATGTTCCAAATTGGTCGTTCATCGTTCTCAGACATATCATCGGACCCGTTCGTTCTCTGTTTGCGTTCGCAAAGCCATGTCGACCAATTTTATACTCCcctgatgatgatgatgattatgataatgatgatgatgataatgatgatgatgatgatgatgatgatgatgaatgCGAGGCTCGTTTTTTGATAAGATGCACCCGCGACGACTGTGTGtgtagaaatatattttattactgaGATAATTTTGCAGATAATTTCTCATACGTTCATTCTAACCGCTGTTGTCTTTCGGAGGTTATTTGAAGCGACAAGCGATCCTGACAGCGAATGCTATTCAACTGTAACACATTGaattagaataaaatgaaatgttaCATCGCCCAACACTCTGTGCTTTTGCGTTCCATACTCGGCGGCAGAACAATAATCGGCTGaaaagataaataaagaaaGCAAGTTCATCGTTTATCAAGCTGAGAAATTCTTTCGTCTTCACGccatttttagaaaaatcatTCTCAAAAAATATAACGAATGGATAAAGCCTTTGTAAGGCGAAGAAAGGTTATCCAGGCTGAGCATCTATCTCGAAGATCTGTCTACCAGCGCAGAATGCCAACTGTGGCACCACGAACAGCGTTCTTGTTTTCTTTGCGTATTTTGGATTCACCGGACCTATGTCGAAGCTGTACGTGCCGCCGTTCAGATTCCTGATTAACGCCAAAGTCTGTGGGAGAAATGTTAGACATTAATTGGCAGGGATGAACGCTAATTAGCCCTATTGGCAACCAATATCTAAGAACGCCCACGGGCATTGATGCCATGGAACCTTGTTACGATGTCTGGAACTTACCGCTTGAGATCGCAAATCGACCACCCTGAAGAGATTAGTGTCCGAACCACCGCAAGCAAGAAACATGTTCGTCACGAACTTTCCACAGTAGAGTAGAGAAGTATAGCTGTCAGGTTCTATGGTGACCAGC
Encoded here:
- the LOC114883154 gene encoding protein phosphatase Slingshot isoform X3, with the translated sequence MFYLLRPEETLKMAVKLESVHPGRTRYLVVVSCTGRQDAEESCLLGIDCHARATVGLVLRVLADTAITLDGDGGFSVSVCGRQHIFKPVSVQAMWSALQTLHKVSSKAREQNYFLGGLSHDWVSYYEQRIESDRSCLNEWHAMDSLESRRPPSPDSVRTKPRERDETERVIRSTLKEIMMSVDLDEVTSKYIRGRLEEDLDMDLGEFKPFIDQEMLTILGQMDAPTEIFDHVYLGSEWNASNLEELQKNGVRHILNVTREIDNFFPGMFTYLNVRVYDDEKTDLLKHWDDTYKYITKARKEGSKVLVHCKMGVSRSASVVIAYAMKAYNWDFSQAWKHVKEKRNCIKPNNSFLLQLETYQGILDAMKNKEKLQRSKSDTNLKSPTSTKDQAKKEEKSDNVDNGLQAVSGSELKKTSQRPKSWSPNVKISETMLPSAPLSQSLESIDKAGSTEVTREDLLRSSSQKPGMAQEARNVLMPCDNGQSYSVSQNQIFHLPTHPADSPSVKHRVSKLETQGQRRKGLVLNLTNQFEAVSSKPSSPSSDSDNKPLLPSPVSDVNENGLSQQTEVKQEVWDPGEKRETKKTENGNDSECLVWTASSSDATCNDSCSNGKTNGEVSGESEYVGTISMSVYPGCLSRKATKKDGDPFSTQVDRVFDREERQGEPVTRDSPSRQSSWSSYDSAVVLDNNSVHSSWATLPSRNSSWGSYDMRPSDLLGSSGLFPYDKEEIPWHPGTVKRTKQKLEENTSSGTVKRVCTQNSDNEDKDRLAVEEDSYNPVLLHHTASPTPRRRDSSPSQEHNLKVEPTPVRNSPSPIRGIDISPASIRQIGRLSTSAPAPSSLSSDTDLPLSLRSCRSESETSSPCVINTTQCTSVKHHKMVLEKLSNKSMFNKRCLSVDDSPEAECPRSTSGIVKNLKKEFEAKSTKLEKSPESSFEGESSMVGRPKRDVKIRSLPSSPVIPHNESKIQTPSETKEKGKPSESVSQDSSEDRSVRVLVGKYEVKPDSRKSSEIQLRVHKDKDWEAVDTPNSVKSKATPEYSRRSAPIMINNHSSPLFPEGPEAPGRPPVPSAGVVAASKKQQQHGRTHPLARLQVRPRHSSPVYNTM
- the LOC114883154 gene encoding protein phosphatase Slingshot isoform X4 encodes the protein METRGSVYLLIILVLPVILWLIGNLSRSKVLAGVAKAARSALQTLHKVSSKAREQNYFLGGLSHDWVSYYEQRIESDRSCLNEWHAMDSLESRRPPSPDSVRTKPRERDETERVIRSTLKEIMMSVDLDEVTSKYIRGRLEEDLDMDLGEFKPFIDQEMLTILGQMDAPTEIFDHVYLGSEWNASNLEELQKNGVRHILNVTREIDNFFPGMFTYLNVRVYDDEKTDLLKHWDDTYKYITKARKEGSKVLVHCKMGVSRSASVVIAYAMKAYNWDFSQAWKHVKEKRNCIKPNNSFLLQLETYQGILDAMKNKEKLQRSKSDTNLKSPTSTKDQAKKEEKSDNVDNGLQAVSGSELKKTSQRPKSWSPNVKISETMLPSAPLSQSLESIDKAGSTEVTREDLLRSSSQKPGMAQEARNVLMPCDNGQSYSVSQNQIFHLPTHPADSPSVKHRVSKLETQGQRRKGLVLNLTNQFEAVSSKPSSPSSDSDNKPLLPSPVSDVNENGLSQQTEVKQEVWDPGEKRETKKTENGNDSECLVWTASSSDATCNDSCSNGKTNGEVSGESEYVGTISMSVYPGCLSRKATKKDGDPFSTQVDRVFDREERQGEPVTRDSPSRQSSWSSYDSAVVLDNNSVHSSWATLPSRNSSWGSYDMRPSDLLGSSGLFPYDKEEIPWHPGTVKRTKQKLEENTSSGTVKRVCTQNSDNEDKDRLAVEEDSYNPVLLHHTASPTPRRRDSSPSQEHNLKVEPTPVRNSPSPIRGIDISPASIRQIGRLSTSAPAPSSLSSDTDLPLSLRSCRSESETSSPCVINTTQCTSVKHHKMVLEKLSNKSMFNKRCLSVDDSPEAECPRSTSGIVKNLKKEFEAKSTKLEKSPESSFEGESSMVGRPKRDVKIRSLPSSPVIPHNESKIQTPSETKEKGKPSESVSQDSSEDRSVRVLVGKYEVKPDSRKSSEIQLRVHKDKDWEAVDTPNSVKSKATPEYSRRSAPIMINNHSSPLFPEGPEAPGRPPVPSAGVVAASKKQQQHGRTHPLARLQVRPRHSSPVYNTM
- the LOC114883154 gene encoding protein phosphatase Slingshot isoform X2 — encoded protein: MVFEGVEMRNPGFLLEDARHGYIQYISLSECYFAGKGAALVLPPNERARPSRRVSSAGCDIQQHLQSMFYLLRPEETLKMAVKLESVHPGRTRYLVVVSCTGRQDAEESCLLGIDCHARATVGLVLRVLADTAITLDGDGGFSVSVCGRQHIFKPVSVQAMWSALQTLHKVSSKAREQNYFLGGLSHDWVSYYEQRIESDRSCLNEWHAMDSLESRRPPSPDSVRTKPRERDETERVIRSTLKEIMMSVDLDEVTSKYIRGRLEEDLDMDLGEFKPFIDQEMLTILGQMDAPTEIFDHVYLGSEWNASNLEELQKNGVRHILNVTREIDNFFPGMFTYLNVRVYDDEKTDLLKHWDDTYKYITKARKEGSKVLVHCKMGVSRSASVVIAYAMKAYNWDFSQAWKHVKEKRNCIKPNNSFLLQLETYQGILDAMKNKEKLQRSKSDTNLKSPTSTKDQAKKEEKSDNVDNGLQAVSGSELKKTSQRPKSWSPNVKISETMLPSAPLSQSLESIDKAGSTEVTREDLLRSSSQKPGMAQEARNVLMPCDNGQSYSVSQNQIFHLPTHPADSPSVKHRVSKLETQGQRRKGLVLNLTNQFEAVSSKPSSPSSDSDNKPLLPSPVSDVNENGLSQQTEVKQEVWDPGEKRETKKTENGNDSECLVWTASSSDATCNDSCSNGKTNGEVSGESEYVGTISMSVYPGCLSRKATKKDGDPFSTQVDRVFDREERQGEPVTRDSPSRQSSWSSYDSAVVLDNNSVHSSWATLPSRNSSWGSYDMRPSDLLGSSGLFPYDKEEIPWHPGTVKRTKQKLEENTSSGTVKRVCTQNSDNEDKDRLAVEEDSYNPVLLHHTASPTPRRRDSSPSQEHNLKVEPTPVRNSPSPIRGIDISPASIRQIGRLSTSAPAPSSLSSDTDLPLSLRSCRSESETSSPCVINTTQCTSVKHHKMVLEKLSNKSMFNKRCLSVDDSPEAECPRSTSGIVKNLKKEFEAKSTKLEKSPESSFEGESSMVGRPKRDVKIRSLPSSPVIPHNESKIQTPSETKEKGKPSESVSQDSSEDRSVRVLVGKYEVKPDSRKSSEIQLRVHKDKDWEAVDTPNSVKSKATPEYSRRSAPIMINNHSSPLFPEGPEAPGRPPVPSAGVVAASKKQQQHGRTHPLARLQVRPRHSSPVYNTM
- the LOC114883154 gene encoding protein phosphatase Slingshot isoform X5, with the translated sequence MFDLRLNKTRSALQTLHKVSSKAREQNYFLGGLSHDWVSYYEQRIESDRSCLNEWHAMDSLESRRPPSPDSVRTKPRERDETERVIRSTLKEIMMSVDLDEVTSKYIRGRLEEDLDMDLGEFKPFIDQEMLTILGQMDAPTEIFDHVYLGSEWNASNLEELQKNGVRHILNVTREIDNFFPGMFTYLNVRVYDDEKTDLLKHWDDTYKYITKARKEGSKVLVHCKMGVSRSASVVIAYAMKAYNWDFSQAWKHVKEKRNCIKPNNSFLLQLETYQGILDAMKNKEKLQRSKSDTNLKSPTSTKDQAKKEEKSDNVDNGLQAVSGSELKKTSQRPKSWSPNVKISETMLPSAPLSQSLESIDKAGSTEVTREDLLRSSSQKPGMAQEARNVLMPCDNGQSYSVSQNQIFHLPTHPADSPSVKHRVSKLETQGQRRKGLVLNLTNQFEAVSSKPSSPSSDSDNKPLLPSPVSDVNENGLSQQTEVKQEVWDPGEKRETKKTENGNDSECLVWTASSSDATCNDSCSNGKTNGEVSGESEYVGTISMSVYPGCLSRKATKKDGDPFSTQVDRVFDREERQGEPVTRDSPSRQSSWSSYDSAVVLDNNSVHSSWATLPSRNSSWGSYDMRPSDLLGSSGLFPYDKEEIPWHPGTVKRTKQKLEENTSSGTVKRVCTQNSDNEDKDRLAVEEDSYNPVLLHHTASPTPRRRDSSPSQEHNLKVEPTPVRNSPSPIRGIDISPASIRQIGRLSTSAPAPSSLSSDTDLPLSLRSCRSESETSSPCVINTTQCTSVKHHKMVLEKLSNKSMFNKRCLSVDDSPEAECPRSTSGIVKNLKKEFEAKSTKLEKSPESSFEGESSMVGRPKRDVKIRSLPSSPVIPHNESKIQTPSETKEKGKPSESVSQDSSEDRSVRVLVGKYEVKPDSRKSSEIQLRVHKDKDWEAVDTPNSVKSKATPEYSRRSAPIMINNHSSPLFPEGPEAPGRPPVPSAGVVAASKKQQQHGRTHPLARLQVRPRHSSPVYNTM